The following are from one region of the Candidatus Acidulodesulfobacterium ferriphilum genome:
- a CDS encoding leucyl aminopeptidase: MPRFERIFIFGVFEGDEGSFLKNKTLKEFEFIYKRLKQLNFKAKKGKNAMIESPILSLVHGIGKKDKFNYDSMRYFVSSSLRIAKTNRIKEAIFIIPGLPEEYYIKNGLFYMSSAVVEGALLGLYEFKKYKTKDDDKNNSKAGDIKIVGIHFDSLKAGKDKEENIKEGIGFGKITSQAANFARDIVNEPGNIATPEYLANIAKDLSAQEGIECEIFDEKEILKKGMLSFYGVAQGSKNPPRFIHLIYKPKNKTKKIKLKKIAIVGKGITFDSGGLSLKPADFMTTMKSDKSGACAVLGIMKYISNLDLNAEVHGIIAACENMPDGGAQRPDDIVKALNGKTIEIENTDAEGRLTLADALTFAENQGAEEIIDMATLTGACVVALGEYTSGVMGNDKGLIDSIIKTSEISGEKMWELPFDDNMQEKLLSPVADVKNVGNKYGGAITAGMFLEEFVSEKVKWCHIDIAGPAFTKTGFTYNPKGATGVGVRTMLYYLKQHKD; this comes from the coding sequence GTGCCGCGGTTTGAGCGTATTTTTATATTTGGAGTCTTTGAAGGGGATGAGGGCAGTTTTTTAAAGAATAAAACCCTCAAAGAATTCGAGTTTATATATAAAAGGCTAAAACAACTTAATTTTAAGGCAAAAAAGGGGAAAAATGCAATGATTGAATCCCCTATTCTTTCATTGGTGCACGGCATAGGCAAAAAAGATAAGTTTAATTATGATTCTATGAGATATTTTGTTTCAAGCTCTTTAAGAATTGCCAAAACAAATCGAATTAAAGAGGCAATTTTTATAATTCCCGGATTGCCCGAAGAATATTATATAAAAAACGGATTGTTTTATATGTCTTCAGCCGTTGTAGAGGGAGCATTATTAGGTTTATACGAATTTAAAAAATATAAGACAAAAGATGACGATAAAAATAATAGCAAAGCGGGAGATATTAAGATTGTCGGGATTCATTTCGATTCGCTTAAAGCAGGTAAGGACAAAGAGGAAAATATTAAGGAAGGCATAGGATTCGGAAAAATAACTTCCCAAGCCGCGAATTTTGCAAGAGATATAGTTAACGAGCCGGGAAATATCGCTACACCCGAGTATCTCGCAAATATTGCGAAGGATTTGTCCGCGCAAGAGGGTATAGAATGTGAAATATTCGACGAGAAAGAGATACTTAAAAAGGGTATGCTTTCCTTTTACGGGGTTGCGCAGGGTTCAAAAAATCCTCCCAGATTTATCCATCTGATTTATAAGCCGAAAAATAAAACAAAAAAAATTAAACTTAAAAAGATTGCAATAGTAGGAAAGGGTATAACCTTTGATAGCGGCGGGCTTTCTTTGAAACCGGCCGATTTTATGACGACTATGAAGTCGGATAAGTCTGGAGCCTGCGCCGTCCTGGGAATAATGAAATACATTTCTAATCTGGACCTGAATGCGGAGGTTCACGGCATTATAGCCGCCTGCGAAAATATGCCGGACGGCGGCGCTCAGAGGCCGGATGATATAGTTAAAGCGCTTAACGGCAAGACTATCGAAATAGAAAATACCGATGCGGAGGGCCGTTTAACGCTTGCGGATGCTTTGACCTTTGCGGAGAATCAGGGGGCGGAAGAGATAATAGACATGGCCACCCTGACCGGAGCCTGCGTTGTCGCTTTAGGCGAATATACCTCGGGGGTCATGGGAAACGACAAAGGCTTAATAGACAGCATTATCAAGACAAGCGAGATTTCCGGCGAAAAAATGTGGGAATTGCCGTTCGACGATAATATGCAGGAAAAACTCTTAAGTCCTGTCGCCGATGTCAAAAATGTAGGAAATAAATATGGCGGGGCCATAACGGCAGGGATGTTTCTGGAAGAATTCGTTTCGGAGAAAGTCAAATGGTGCCACATAGATATAGCAGGTCCTGCCTTTACTAAAACAGGTTTTACTTATAATCCAAAGGGTGCGACGGGGGTCGGCGTCAGAACGATGTTATACTATTTAAAACAACATAAAGATTAA